A portion of the Vicingus serpentipes genome contains these proteins:
- the mfd gene encoding transcription-repair coupling factor has translation MNIPELKALFNKAKHTELIVSQLQNNELSHIHLQGMVGSSPAFVGNALYHNFPVNQLFILNDKEEAAYFYNDLEHIVGEEKVLFFPASYKVAYQIEETDNANILLRAEVLNALTKKSSTKIIVTFPDALSEKVVTKKNLEQNTFRINEGDELSIEFINDVLFEYGFEREDFVVEPGQFAIRGGIVDVFSFSNDNPYRIEFFGDEVESIRTFDPVSQLSIQTYKRLAIIPNVQTTLLKESRESFLDFMPKNTVLWCKDIQLTANQIQKDFDKALTAYKEVENSPLQHLKPEEIFSDKESFLREIVQKNIIEFGTQFYTKSDLTIVYHQKPQPSFNKNFTLLHDDIQAKKEDGFTNIILSDNTKQVERLEAIFEDIGKELAVSSILLPLHEGFLDEDLKLSCYTDHQIFNRYQRFKLKDAYNKKNEALTLKELHGLSPGDFITHIDHGVGRFSGLEKIDVNGKMQEAIRIIYSDNDLLYVNIHSLHKITKFVGKDGTPPKVHRLGSNTWQKTKQKAKSKIKEVAFDLIKLYAKRKANKGFQFSPDTYLQNELEASFVYEDTPDQLSATIDVKKDMEAESPMDRLVCGDVGFGKTEIAIRAAFKAVADSKQVAILVPTTILALQHYKTFKKRLKDFPCTVDYINRFKTPKQQKETIAKVANGEVDILIGTHRIVGKDVKFLDLGLLIIDEEQKFGVAVKDKLKLLKANVDTLTLTATPIPRTLQFSLMAARDLSNITTPPPNRQPVETRLQVFNEEVIRDAISYEVSRGGQVFFINNRVENIQEVAGMISRLCPDVSVLIAHGQMKGDELEQKMMAFVDGEYDVLVATTIIESGLDIPNANTIIINNANHFGLSDLHQMRGRVGRSNKKAFCYLMAPSMHELTPEARKRLTAIEQFSDLGSGFQIALRDLDIRGAGNLLGGEQSGFISDIGFDMYQKILQEAIDELKENEFKDLYAEELATKDFVKDCQLETDLEILIPDSYLTNIAERLNVYRNIDALATEEALETYKKHLVDRFGELPKETEDLFEAIRLRWIAQKIGFEKLVLKQKKLIGYFIINQDSLYYQSAVFTNVLKHVQSNPHVCKMKEKNNKLSLVFENVNGIKAAISLLQPITEVSAVAN, from the coding sequence ATGAATATTCCTGAGTTAAAAGCACTTTTTAATAAAGCAAAGCACACCGAATTAATTGTTAGTCAACTTCAAAATAATGAGTTGTCGCATATTCACTTGCAAGGAATGGTTGGTTCTTCTCCTGCTTTTGTAGGTAATGCTTTATATCATAATTTCCCAGTCAATCAATTATTCATTTTAAATGATAAAGAAGAAGCGGCTTATTTTTATAATGATTTAGAGCATATTGTTGGAGAGGAAAAGGTGTTATTTTTTCCGGCATCATATAAGGTAGCCTATCAAATAGAAGAAACGGATAATGCCAATATTTTATTAAGAGCTGAGGTTTTAAATGCTTTAACCAAGAAAAGTAGCACTAAAATCATAGTGACATTTCCTGATGCGTTATCGGAAAAAGTAGTAACTAAAAAGAATTTAGAACAAAATACGTTTAGAATTAACGAGGGAGATGAACTTTCGATTGAGTTTATAAATGATGTATTATTTGAATACGGTTTTGAACGAGAAGATTTTGTGGTTGAACCTGGTCAATTTGCCATTCGAGGTGGAATAGTAGATGTTTTCTCGTTTAGTAATGATAATCCTTATCGAATAGAGTTTTTTGGAGATGAGGTGGAATCAATAAGAACTTTCGATCCAGTTTCTCAATTAAGTATTCAAACTTATAAGCGATTAGCGATTATTCCAAATGTTCAAACTACATTATTAAAAGAAAGTAGAGAAAGCTTTTTGGATTTTATGCCTAAAAATACGGTGTTGTGGTGTAAAGATATTCAACTAACGGCTAACCAAATTCAAAAAGACTTTGATAAAGCTTTAACCGCTTATAAAGAAGTTGAAAATTCTCCTTTACAACATTTAAAACCTGAAGAAATATTTTCTGATAAAGAAAGTTTTTTAAGGGAGATAGTACAAAAAAATATTATTGAATTTGGAACGCAGTTTTATACCAAATCAGATTTAACGATTGTATATCATCAAAAACCACAACCAAGTTTTAATAAAAACTTTACCTTGCTTCACGATGATATTCAAGCAAAAAAAGAAGATGGTTTTACAAACATCATCTTATCTGATAATACTAAACAAGTTGAGCGTTTAGAAGCAATATTCGAAGACATAGGCAAAGAGCTAGCTGTAAGTTCTATTTTGCTACCCTTGCATGAAGGTTTTTTAGATGAGGATTTAAAACTTAGTTGTTATACCGATCACCAAATATTTAATCGTTATCAACGATTTAAATTAAAAGATGCTTACAATAAAAAGAATGAAGCACTTACATTAAAAGAACTTCATGGCTTGTCGCCTGGCGATTTTATAACACACATCGATCACGGTGTTGGACGATTTTCGGGATTAGAGAAAATTGATGTGAATGGAAAAATGCAAGAAGCCATTCGTATTATCTATTCTGATAACGATTTGCTTTATGTAAATATTCATTCATTACATAAAATAACCAAGTTTGTTGGTAAGGATGGAACACCACCTAAAGTACATCGACTAGGTTCTAATACATGGCAAAAAACGAAGCAAAAAGCAAAATCTAAAATTAAAGAAGTAGCTTTTGATTTAATAAAATTATATGCCAAGCGTAAAGCAAACAAAGGCTTTCAGTTTTCTCCTGATACATACCTACAAAATGAATTAGAGGCTTCATTTGTATATGAGGATACACCAGACCAACTTTCAGCAACTATAGATGTGAAAAAAGACATGGAAGCTGAATCGCCAATGGATAGGTTGGTGTGTGGAGATGTTGGTTTTGGTAAAACAGAAATAGCAATACGAGCTGCATTTAAAGCTGTAGCAGACAGTAAGCAAGTAGCTATTTTAGTTCCTACAACTATTTTAGCTTTACAGCATTATAAAACCTTTAAAAAGCGTTTAAAAGATTTTCCTTGTACGGTAGATTATATTAATCGTTTTAAAACTCCAAAACAGCAAAAAGAAACCATAGCCAAAGTAGCAAATGGTGAGGTAGATATTTTAATTGGAACACATCGAATAGTTGGGAAAGATGTTAAGTTTTTAGATTTAGGTTTGTTAATTATAGATGAAGAACAGAAGTTTGGCGTAGCAGTAAAAGATAAACTAAAATTGTTAAAAGCTAATGTTGATACATTAACGTTAACAGCAACACCAATACCAAGAACGCTTCAGTTTTCGTTAATGGCTGCTAGAGATTTATCAAACATTACTACACCACCACCAAACAGACAACCAGTAGAAACTCGTTTGCAGGTGTTTAATGAAGAGGTTATACGTGATGCTATAAGTTATGAAGTAAGTAGAGGTGGACAAGTGTTTTTTATCAATAATCGAGTAGAAAACATACAAGAAGTTGCAGGAATGATTTCAAGACTTTGCCCAGATGTGAGTGTATTAATTGCTCACGGACAAATGAAAGGAGATGAGTTAGAGCAAAAAATGATGGCTTTTGTAGATGGGGAGTATGATGTGCTAGTTGCAACAACTATTATAGAATCGGGCTTAGATATACCTAATGCAAATACGATTATAATAAACAATGCCAATCATTTTGGATTAAGCGATTTACACCAAATGAGAGGTAGAGTTGGGCGTTCGAACAAAAAAGCATTTTGTTATTTAATGGCACCTAGTATGCACGAGTTAACTCCAGAAGCTAGAAAAAGATTAACAGCAATTGAGCAATTTTCTGATTTAGGTAGTGGTTTTCAAATTGCTTTGCGTGATTTAGATATCCGTGGAGCTGGTAATTTATTAGGTGGAGAACAAAGTGGGTTTATTTCGGATATTGGTTTTGATATGTATCAGAAAATATTGCAAGAAGCAATTGATGAACTGAAAGAAAATGAGTTTAAAGATTTGTATGCTGAGGAATTAGCAACTAAAGATTTTGTGAAAGATTGTCAGTTAGAAACCGATTTAGAAATTTTAATACCAGATAGTTATTTAACCAACATTGCCGAACGCTTAAATGTTTACCGAAACATAGATGCTTTAGCTACCGAAGAAGCTTTAGAAACCTATAAAAAACACTTGGTTGACCGTTTTGGCGAATTGCCAAAAGAAACAGAAGATTTATTTGAAGCCATTCGTTTACGATGGATTGCCCAAAAAATTGGATTTGAAAAGTTGGTGTTGAAACAGAAAAAACTAATCGGTTATTTTATTATTAATCAAGATTCGCTTTATTACCAATCAGCAGTATTTACTAACGTTTTAAAACACGTACAAAGCAATCCTCACGTTTGTAAAATGAAAGAAAAAAACAACAAGTTGAGTTTGGTTTTTGAAAATGTAAATGGAATTAAAGCTGCAATAAGTTTGTTGCAACCGATTACAGAAGTAAGTGCAGTAGCTAATTAA
- a CDS encoding helix-turn-helix transcriptional regulator — MKNKLKVLRAERDMTQADLADSLMVSRQTINAIEKGKFDPSLPLAFKISKLFELPIEQIFDDSEID; from the coding sequence ATGAAAAACAAACTAAAAGTACTTCGTGCAGAAAGAGACATGACGCAGGCAGATTTGGCAGATTCATTGATGGTTTCTCGGCAAACGATAAATGCCATAGAAAAGGGCAAGTTCGACCCTAGCTTACCCTTGGCATTTAAAATATCGAAATTGTTTGAATTGCCCATTGAGCAAATATTCGATGACTCAGAAATAGACTAA
- a CDS encoding alpha/beta fold hydrolase — protein MKLFSTAILFIVLTLTTNAQTIYSKAFGNPENKAVIFLHGGPGYNSSTFEFTTAQQLADAGFYVITYDRRGEGRSVDPKAKYTFQETFDDLSSLYKKYEIKQATLIGHSFGGIVATLYAKKQAKNVANIILVGAPVSLQNTFKTIIKTSKEIYTAKNDNVNLNYISMLENMDTTSIEYSSYSFMHAMQNGFYTPKEISDEAKNIYAEFGTNEELKKYGSQMGYEAPQGFWQNENYTTIDLKPSLKLLLEKGFNIYGIYGKDDGLYSAEQVANLKELIGTNKLQYLDNCSHSVFIDQQSLFIEALKDWLK, from the coding sequence ATGAAATTATTTTCAACCGCTATCCTTTTCATTGTTTTAACACTTACAACAAATGCTCAAACCATTTATTCTAAAGCATTTGGAAATCCCGAGAACAAAGCTGTAATATTTTTGCATGGCGGTCCTGGTTATAATAGCTCTACTTTCGAATTTACTACTGCACAGCAATTAGCCGATGCTGGTTTTTATGTAATTACTTACGACAGAAGAGGCGAAGGTCGCTCGGTTGACCCTAAAGCCAAATACACTTTTCAGGAAACATTTGACGACCTCAGCAGTTTGTACAAAAAATACGAAATTAAACAAGCCACACTTATTGGTCATAGTTTTGGCGGAATAGTAGCAACTTTATATGCTAAAAAACAAGCAAAAAATGTAGCTAATATTATCTTAGTTGGAGCTCCTGTTTCTTTGCAAAATACCTTTAAAACGATTATTAAAACCAGCAAAGAAATTTACACTGCTAAAAACGACAATGTAAACCTTAACTACATTTCCATGCTTGAAAATATGGATACAACCTCAATAGAATACAGTTCTTATAGTTTTATGCATGCCATGCAAAATGGTTTTTATACGCCTAAAGAAATAAGTGATGAAGCCAAAAATATTTATGCTGAATTTGGAACCAATGAAGAATTAAAAAAATACGGTTCACAAATGGGTTATGAAGCTCCGCAAGGTTTTTGGCAAAACGAAAATTATACAACCATAGATTTAAAACCCAGTCTAAAATTATTGTTAGAAAAAGGATTTAACATTTATGGCATCTATGGTAAAGACGATGGCTTATATTCTGCTGAGCAAGTAGCTAATTTAAAAGAATTGATTGGTACAAATAAACTCCAATATTTAGACAATTGCTCGCACAGTGTTTTTATTGACCAACAATCTTTATTTATTGAAGCATTAAAAGACTGGTTAAAATAG
- a CDS encoding spondin domain-containing protein: MKKITHLILLLSVFTTLNSCKKDVEELKTNVVENKVHRYNVTFQINWNSQDFPTDYPSNDHFSKLIGWSHIPNNNFFKVGTIASQGIEDMAELGATTPLDNDLATKIANKEGLAYYIGENLSSGVGTISQTIEVTKEFSAVTLVTMLAPSPDWYLGVIDINLLKDGGFVAQKTVDGLIYDAGTDDGTTYSSPNSDSSPKQPIALFVDAPIGNGTTVSPAIARVTFTKL; this comes from the coding sequence ATGAAAAAAATAACTCATTTAATTTTATTACTAAGTGTTTTTACAACACTAAACAGTTGCAAAAAAGATGTTGAAGAGTTAAAAACTAATGTAGTCGAAAATAAAGTTCATCGCTACAATGTAACTTTTCAAATTAATTGGAACAGCCAAGACTTCCCTACTGACTATCCTAGCAATGATCATTTTTCTAAACTAATTGGTTGGAGTCATATACCCAATAACAATTTTTTTAAAGTTGGAACAATTGCTTCTCAGGGTATTGAAGACATGGCAGAACTAGGAGCAACAACTCCACTTGACAATGATTTAGCAACTAAAATAGCTAACAAAGAAGGCCTTGCCTATTACATTGGCGAAAACTTAAGTTCTGGTGTTGGAACCATATCTCAAACCATAGAAGTTACTAAGGAATTTTCAGCTGTCACACTTGTTACTATGTTAGCTCCTAGCCCAGATTGGTATTTAGGAGTGATTGACATCAACCTTCTTAAAGATGGAGGTTTTGTAGCTCAAAAAACTGTAGATGGTTTAATTTATGATGCTGGAACAGATGATGGAACAACTTATTCATCTCCTAATTCTGATAGTTCACCAAAACAACCTATCGCATTATTTGTAGATGCTCCCATTGGAAACGGAACTACCGTTTCTCCTGCTATAGCTAGGGTAACTTTTACTAAATTATAA
- a CDS encoding cold-shock protein, whose protein sequence is MNKGTVKFFNDTKGFGFITEDDNNKEHFVHISGLIDEIREGDAVEFELQEGKKGLNAVNVKVI, encoded by the coding sequence ATGAACAAAGGAACAGTAAAGTTCTTTAATGACACTAAAGGTTTTGGTTTCATTACAGAAGACGACAACAACAAAGAACATTTCGTACACATCTCAGGATTAATTGATGAAATTAGAGAAGGTGACGCAGTTGAGTTTGAATTACAAGAAGGTAAAAAAGGATTAAATGCAGTAAATGTTAAAGTAATTTAA
- a CDS encoding cation:proton antiporter domain-containing protein, which translates to MENPYVIVILSSLLIVFSYLFTQISKWTKIPSVIFLIGTGVAIQFLLKSVGVNIPDLSQYLSLLGVVGLMMIVLEGALDIKLHRNKIRTILAAFATSVLILGITNSLISGIIFFFLEVDFIDAFLYAIPLSVVSSAIVIPSVHTLIPAKKEFMILEATLSDIFGIMLFAFWIKEPQSGQSYFEAISWNIVISVGVSILMSYILVYVFHKIKTEIKFFLFLSILALLYSVGEYFHYSALLIILIFGLVLNNTHAFFRWKLKGFVNHEKVKEVRQEFVIITNETSFLIRTFFFVVFGLTMNLKGLFHYEAIVISALIMGVIFFTRALNLKVFLKSTIFPQMLIAPRGLVTILLFNKIVEHYDVVPFDEAILAWVIIGTNLVMMLGLIFSGSTEDDILRINVGDASSTELDHKFYVDIDENEDA; encoded by the coding sequence ATGGAAAACCCATACGTAATTGTAATATTATCAAGCTTACTAATTGTATTTTCATATCTGTTTACGCAAATATCAAAATGGACTAAAATTCCATCGGTCATTTTTCTGATAGGGACAGGCGTTGCAATTCAATTTTTATTAAAGTCCGTAGGTGTAAATATTCCAGATTTAAGTCAATATTTAAGTCTTCTTGGAGTTGTTGGGTTAATGATGATTGTGCTAGAGGGAGCTTTAGATATAAAACTCCATCGTAATAAAATTAGAACAATACTAGCTGCTTTTGCTACTTCAGTATTAATCTTAGGAATTACTAATTCTTTAATATCAGGAATAATTTTTTTCTTTTTGGAAGTCGATTTTATAGATGCATTTTTATATGCAATTCCTTTATCTGTTGTTAGTAGTGCGATTGTTATTCCAAGTGTACATACGTTAATACCAGCTAAAAAAGAGTTTATGATATTGGAGGCTACTTTGTCTGATATTTTTGGAATTATGCTATTTGCTTTTTGGATAAAAGAACCTCAATCAGGACAGTCTTATTTTGAAGCTATTTCATGGAACATTGTAATATCTGTTGGAGTTTCAATATTGATGAGTTATATATTGGTTTATGTATTTCATAAGATAAAAACTGAGATTAAATTTTTCTTGTTTTTATCAATTTTGGCATTGCTTTATTCTGTTGGTGAATACTTTCATTACTCCGCTTTGCTTATTATTTTGATTTTTGGATTAGTTTTAAATAATACTCATGCTTTTTTTAGATGGAAATTGAAAGGCTTCGTTAATCATGAAAAAGTAAAAGAGGTGAGGCAAGAGTTTGTAATCATTACAAATGAAACTTCGTTTTTAATTCGAACATTTTTCTTTGTGGTTTTTGGATTAACTATGAACTTAAAAGGGTTGTTTCATTATGAAGCAATAGTTATTTCTGCGTTAATAATGGGAGTGATTTTTTTTACAAGAGCTTTAAATTTAAAAGTGTTTTTAAAAAGTACTATTTTCCCACAGATGTTAATTGCACCTAGAGGTTTGGTAACTATATTGTTGTTTAATAAAATTGTTGAGCATTATGATGTTGTACCTTTTGATGAAGCCATTTTAGCGTGGGTGATTATAGGTACTAATTTAGTGATGATGTTGGGCTTGATATTTAGTGGTAGCACTGAAGATGATATTTTAAGGATAAATGTTGGGGATGCTTCATCAACAGAGTTAGACCATAAATTTTATGTAGATATAGATGAAAACGAAGATGCTTAG
- the mscL gene encoding large-conductance mechanosensitive channel protein MscL, translating into MLKEFKQFISKGNVMEMAVGLIMATYFGAIIKSLVNDILMPPLGKVMGGVDFAELKLVIQDAVPAVMDGENTVTEAVAEVAIMYGNFINTIITFIIVAFCIFMVVKAYNKMKEKMEKKEEEAPAAPPAPSKEEVLLTEIRDLLKK; encoded by the coding sequence ATGCTTAAAGAATTCAAACAATTTATTAGCAAAGGTAATGTAATGGAAATGGCTGTAGGTTTAATTATGGCTACTTACTTTGGTGCTATTATTAAATCTTTGGTAAATGACATCTTAATGCCACCACTTGGTAAAGTAATGGGTGGAGTTGATTTTGCTGAACTAAAATTAGTTATTCAAGATGCAGTACCTGCTGTAATGGATGGTGAAAATACAGTAACAGAAGCTGTGGCTGAAGTTGCAATTATGTATGGTAATTTTATCAACACAATAATAACTTTTATAATTGTTGCCTTTTGTATTTTTATGGTAGTTAAAGCTTACAATAAAATGAAAGAAAAAATGGAGAAGAAAGAAGAGGAAGCTCCAGCGGCTCCTCCTGCTCCGTCTAAAGAAGAAGTATTGTTAACTGAAATTAGAGATTTATTGAAAAAATAA
- a CDS encoding aminopeptidase P family protein, translating into MKYTPIDQSLYIKNRANFVKYLKPKSVAVFNSNDLMPTNADGLMPFRQNNDLLYLSGVDQEESILVIFPDAVNPKHREILFVKETSELIAIWEGAKLTKEQATNQSGIQTIYWTSQFDQVFHSLMTEAEHVYLNQNEHLRAITTVETRDDRFRKSCKTKYPLHEYERLAPIMRKLRPIKSQLEIDTIQHACNITEKGFRRLLGFVKPGVMEYEIEAELAHEFLMNRSRGYAYEPIIASGASACVLHYVENNKECKAGDVILLDVGAEYGNYASDMTRCVPVSGKFTARQKDVYNAVLRVMKAATAMLVPGTLHEEYHAEVGKLMEKELIGLGLLDATAVANQDPNNPLYKKYFMHGTSHHMGLDVHDVEERNRPFEVGMVLTVEPGIYIPEENLGIRLENDVLITNNGPHDLMANIPLEADEIEALMSR; encoded by the coding sequence ATGAAGTATACACCAATCGATCAATCACTATACATTAAAAATAGAGCTAATTTTGTAAAATATTTAAAGCCAAAATCTGTTGCAGTCTTTAATTCTAACGATTTAATGCCTACAAATGCTGATGGTTTGATGCCTTTTCGTCAAAATAATGATTTATTGTATTTAAGCGGAGTTGATCAAGAAGAGTCTATTTTAGTCATATTCCCTGATGCGGTAAACCCAAAGCATAGAGAGATATTATTTGTTAAAGAAACAAGTGAATTAATTGCAATTTGGGAAGGCGCAAAATTAACGAAGGAGCAAGCTACCAATCAATCAGGGATTCAAACTATTTATTGGACTTCTCAGTTCGATCAAGTATTTCATTCTTTAATGACTGAAGCAGAGCATGTTTATTTAAATCAAAATGAACATTTAAGAGCTATTACTACTGTTGAAACTCGTGATGATCGATTTAGAAAATCATGTAAAACAAAATACCCTTTGCATGAATACGAAAGATTAGCTCCTATAATGAGAAAGTTAAGACCAATTAAATCGCAATTAGAAATTGATACGATACAACATGCTTGTAACATTACAGAAAAAGGATTTAGAAGGTTGTTAGGGTTTGTTAAACCTGGAGTAATGGAGTACGAAATTGAGGCTGAATTAGCTCACGAGTTTTTAATGAACCGATCAAGAGGTTATGCTTATGAACCGATTATAGCATCTGGAGCAAGTGCATGTGTGTTGCATTATGTTGAAAATAATAAAGAATGTAAAGCAGGAGATGTAATTCTTTTAGATGTGGGTGCTGAATATGGGAACTATGCTTCTGATATGACAAGATGTGTTCCAGTTAGTGGTAAATTTACAGCTAGACAAAAAGATGTTTATAATGCAGTTTTAAGAGTAATGAAAGCTGCAACAGCTATGCTGGTTCCAGGAACTTTACATGAAGAGTATCATGCAGAAGTTGGGAAGTTAATGGAAAAAGAATTGATCGGGTTAGGCTTGTTGGATGCTACGGCAGTTGCTAATCAAGACCCAAATAATCCACTTTATAAAAAATATTTTATGCACGGAACGTCACATCATATGGGATTAGATGTGCATGATGTTGAAGAGCGTAATCGTCCTTTTGAGGTTGGTATGGTTTTAACAGTTGAGCCAGGAATTTACATTCCAGAAGAAAATTTAGGAATAAGATTAGAAAATGATGTGTTAATTACCAATAATGGCCCACATGATTTAATGGCTAACATTCCTTTAGAAGCTGATGAAATAGAAGCTTTAATGAGTAGATAG
- a CDS encoding alpha/beta fold hydrolase, giving the protein MKQESIQFKNINISFTDNGKGKAVVFLHGFLEDKSIWKSCVKQLANSTTRVITIDLLGHGATDCLSYVHTMEEMAEAVDAVLKHLKIRKAYFVGHSLGGYVSLAYAEKNPDNLKGLCMFHSSARADSDEKKKDRDRAIKVVKKNKNLFVNEAIPNLFNTNYKPFKRGISQIKKIALATSKQGVVAALEGMKVRLDREIILNFAPYPVLYIIGKHDNILPYEDLIAQANLPEKGSYVLFENVGHAGFYEDEEATIKALKAFVS; this is encoded by the coding sequence GTGAAGCAAGAAAGCATACAATTTAAAAATATTAACATCAGCTTTACGGATAATGGAAAAGGTAAGGCTGTTGTTTTTTTACATGGGTTTTTAGAAGATAAGTCCATTTGGAAGTCTTGTGTAAAGCAGTTAGCAAATTCAACAACCAGAGTTATTACTATTGATTTATTAGGTCATGGAGCTACCGACTGTTTGAGCTACGTGCATACAATGGAAGAAATGGCAGAAGCAGTTGATGCCGTTTTAAAACATTTAAAAATTCGAAAAGCTTATTTTGTAGGTCATTCGCTTGGGGGGTATGTAAGTTTAGCTTACGCTGAAAAAAATCCCGATAATTTAAAAGGGTTATGTATGTTTCATTCTTCTGCACGAGCAGACAGTGATGAAAAAAAGAAAGATAGGGATAGGGCTATAAAAGTGGTGAAGAAAAATAAAAACTTGTTTGTAAATGAAGCAATACCTAATTTGTTCAATACTAACTACAAGCCTTTTAAAAGAGGAATTTCTCAAATAAAAAAAATAGCTCTAGCAACATCAAAACAAGGCGTAGTAGCTGCTTTAGAAGGAATGAAAGTGAGATTGGATAGAGAGATAATTTTAAATTTTGCACCATATCCTGTTCTTTATATTATTGGTAAACACGACAATATTTTACCATACGAAGATTTAATTGCACAAGCTAATTTGCCAGAAAAAGGGAGTTATGTCTTATTTGAAAATGTTGGGCACGCTGGTTTTTACGAAGATGAAGAGGCAACGATAAAAGCTTTAAAAGCGTTTGTTTCTTGA
- the pcaF gene encoding 3-oxoadipyl-CoA thiolase, which yields MKEAFIIDAIRTPIGSFGGTLSAVRTDDLAAIPIQELIKRNPSLVTEEIEDVIFGCANQAGEDNRNIARMAGLLAGLPWQVGGETVNRLCSSGMASAINASRAIMLGDGDIYVTGGVENMSRGPYVISKSAKPFGTDAKMYDSSFGWRFINPKMKEMYGVHGMGETAENLVEMYGISREDQDQFSFWSQMKATEAQKKGRLGEEIVPVHIPQRKKDDLIFDKDEFIKPTTTIDILQKLRPAFKAEGGSVTAGNASGLNDGAAAMLIASGEAASRYNLTPIAKIVSSAIAGVEPRIMGIGPVYASEKALKRAGLTLDDMDVIELNEAFAAQALACTRKMGLADNDPRINPNGGAIAIGHPLGMTGSRILQSAAIELQKQNKKYALVTMCIGVGQGYATIIERV from the coding sequence ATGAAAGAAGCCTTTATCATAGATGCGATTAGAACACCAATAGGAAGTTTTGGAGGAACATTATCAGCAGTAAGAACAGACGATTTAGCAGCAATTCCTATACAAGAATTGATAAAAAGAAATCCGAGTTTGGTTACTGAAGAAATTGAAGATGTAATTTTTGGTTGTGCCAACCAAGCTGGAGAAGACAATAGAAACATTGCTCGTATGGCAGGTTTATTAGCAGGCTTGCCTTGGCAAGTAGGTGGCGAAACCGTAAATCGTTTATGTTCTTCTGGTATGGCTTCTGCAATTAATGCTTCTAGAGCAATAATGTTGGGTGATGGAGATATCTATGTTACTGGTGGTGTTGAAAATATGTCGAGAGGACCTTATGTAATTTCTAAGTCTGCAAAGCCATTTGGAACAGATGCTAAAATGTACGATTCAAGTTTTGGATGGCGTTTTATTAATCCTAAAATGAAAGAAATGTACGGTGTGCATGGAATGGGTGAAACAGCTGAGAATTTAGTAGAAATGTATGGTATAAGCAGAGAAGATCAGGATCAATTTTCGTTTTGGAGCCAAATGAAAGCAACGGAAGCACAAAAAAAAGGAAGGTTAGGAGAGGAGATTGTTCCAGTTCATATTCCACAGCGTAAAAAAGACGATTTAATCTTTGATAAAGATGAGTTTATAAAACCAACTACAACAATAGATATTTTACAAAAACTTCGTCCTGCTTTTAAAGCAGAAGGAGGGAGTGTGACTGCTGGAAATGCCTCAGGTTTAAATGATGGAGCTGCAGCAATGTTAATTGCATCTGGCGAAGCTGCAAGTCGTTATAATTTAACACCAATTGCAAAAATAGTTTCGAGTGCAATTGCTGGAGTTGAGCCTCGTATTATGGGAATTGGGCCTGTTTATGCTTCAGAAAAGGCATTAAAAAGAGCAGGCTTAACATTAGATGATATGGATGTAATTGAGCTGAACGAAGCTTTTGCAGCGCAAGCGTTGGCATGTACTCGTAAAATGGGCTTGGCTGATAATGACCCAAGAATAAACCCTAATGGTGGAGCAATTGCTATTGGGCACCCACTTGGAATGACTGGATCAAGAATTTTGCAAAGTGCAGCAATAGAATTGCAAAAACAAAATAAAAAATACGCCTTAGTAACTATGTGTATTGGTGTAGGACAAGGATATGCTACAATTATAGAAAGAGTATAG